The genome window GGTTTCGTCGGGTCGGAAATATCATAGACCAGCAGTTTATTGGTGATGGTTGAAAGGTAGGCGTAGTTGCCGAAAATCCATTGTTCGGCAGCCATAAAATCTTTCACCGGGGCGCGACCGACGACTTCGATTTCGCGTTCGGCATTGCGCGGCACAACGACCACTGAAGCCGTTTCTACCTTATTGCCGCTGATTGCGGTGATGATGTAAGTGCCGGGCGTTTCGGCTACGAATGCGCCATCGGCTTCAATCATCGCGCCATTGCCGCTCACCGCCCAGCGCACCGAAGGATTGGCAACCGCAGCGCCTTTCACATCTCTGGCGTTGACTTTGAATCGCACCACGTCGCCGGTGCGCACGTTGATGGATTGCGGTTCGACCGCAAGTTTTTGCACAGGGTTGGCAACCACATCAATATTGATTTCACCGGCACTGGTGTCGGTGCTGGCGGTGAGTTTGGTTTTGCCGGGTTTAATGGCGGTGATGACACCTGCGCCATCGACCGTGGCAATTGCCGGATTGCTGGATGCCCATTTGAAGGTCACGTCGCTACGCGGATCGCCATTTGCGGTGCGCGCTGTGGCGTGGAGTTTGGCATTGCTGCCGACGGTTAAAGGCACAGTGAGTGATTCGATTTCAATTTTGGTCACGCGACCGGGTTTGGCGCGAACTTTCGCATAACCGATCTGTCCACCAATGACTGCGCCGACGGTAACTTCGCCGGAGGTAAAGAAAGTGACATTGCCGTCTTTATCTGCGCCAGCGACATCCGATGGTAGGGCGAACCAGAACAGGGCTTTATCGGTGACCCCCTTTCCCGATTCATCTTTGCCAACGGCGGAAAATTTAATCTGCTGTCCGACTTCATATTCGGTGTTGTTCGGAGTCACTTCAACTTTTTTAACCTTGCTTTGCTGGGCGAAGGCAAAGCCGGATAGGTTAAAAATCAATAGTGAAAACAAGGTGATAGTAGAAAACAATTTTCTTTGCATAACTCTCTCCAAATGGGCTGGTGTGTTCCGAGCCATTCTATGGGGTAATGCCTGAGCCGCGCAAATCATTTGCGGTTACTCGGGAGTGCTCGCTTTTTGTAAATCAACTCTACGCAAATATTTTCTTTAGGGTTTCTCAAATATTTTTATCTGAGCCTTGCTACATCGCTTCCTGTTCTGTATTTTTCCCGTGCTTCACCCGAAAAGACTTGATGCATAGCTGAGTCTATCAGGCTCAGTAAAGTTTGTCTGTAAACAAAAATGGAGGAAATTTAAATGGGTATTTTGGCTTTGCTGTGCCAACTAGGCTCACTCGTTTGTTTAATCATGGTTGTTGTGAAAATGTTTCAAACCGAGGGGCCAATCAAGGCGATTCTTGGATTTATCTGTGGCATTTATGGATTCATCTGGGGATGGATGAATTCGGATAAGGTCGGAAAGAATTTGATGCTGGCATGGACAGCGTTGATTATTCTGGCGATTGTCTTCGGCGTGCTCAGTGGTGGATTCAGCTACAGTTACAGCGTTGGCAATGTGAATTGAGACTCCCCGAATCCAAATTCTACTTGTGAACGAAGAGATGCAGGAACAAAGCAACAACATCCTTCCTGCATCTCTTTAATTTCTTTTAGCTCAATAACGATAAATCACAGGTTCCGAGCGGCGGTCTTTGCTGCGGTTGTAAACCGTAATGCTCAAATCCACTCCACCGGGAACCGTTGAGGTTGTTTGTCCTTTGGCTAACAGATAAGTCGTCGTGCCGTTGGGCAGGAAAAATTCCGCAGGGTATTTCATCTTCGCCACCGCTACGCCATTCACTTCAATCACCGCATCACCGGGAATAAAATTTTCGCCTTCGACAATCAATTTACCCGCGCCCGGTTTGAACTTCACAAAGGTAATGCGCGGCGGTTGGTCAGTAGATTCAAGCGCCGCGATGGCTTTTCGTAAATCTGGACGGGGTCCAATCACTTTATTGCCGGTTTGCAAGGTTCCGGTTGACCTGAACAATGAACGCATCTGCTGCGAGGTGAGCGGTTGCAGACCGCGTTGTTTGATGATGCTTTGTAAAACCGCTGCAGCACCGGCAACCATCGCGCTTGCCCCCGAAGTGCCGCCGAATTTCGAGGTATAAAAATTATTTTCTCCATCACTATTTTGCAAATCGCCAAACCCGCAGGTGACAATGCCGCGTCCCCAACCCTGCACATCGACACGCGAACCGTAATTCGATTCATCGGTCGCCGAGAGATTGGTTCCGCGCGCAAAAAAATTCACAGGCGGAAATCCTGCGCCGACCAGTATCGCACCGGAATCGCGATTGCGATTGAATAAATTGTTATAGATTGGGTCATCGAGATTTTCCGCGCCATTGCCCGCCGGTTCAATCACCACAATACCACGGTCGGTGGCGTCTTTAATCGCAGTATAAACATCCTGTTCATATTCGATGGGCAAAAGCCCTGTACCGGTTTGCGGATTCAGCCTTGGCCCTTTGGCGGACTGGTCTTCGATTAACAGGATGTCACCGGCTTGCAGAGCGCGAGCCGCCTGATTGATGGCAGCGGCGATTTGCGAGACCGAGCCTTGTTGCGGTAAGGGATTAATCAATCCGATATGGGCGCGAGGGGCAATGCCGGTTACGCCTATGCCATCATCTGCGGCAATGAGTTCACCGAGCACGGCTGCGCCGTGGTCTTTTGTGAGTTCGGGATGCGGGTCAAACCCTTCGACAAAAAGCAGCGGATTTGCAGTGGGCGTAACCAAATCGTTATGCCGAAGATTCCAATTGACCTCTATATCAATGATGCCGACGTTTTCAGCTTTTCCACCGGCAAGCGTCCACGCATAACGTACATCCATGCCGTCCGGCGCGGCATCGAGATAGCCTTGTAACAGTTCAAAATTTGCCTCACTTTGCGATGCCCTCACCGCCGGGATTGGAAGTGGAAGCGCGGTGGCGGTGATAAAAATGAAGAGTAAAAAAACAGTGAAGATGAAACGATACAAAGCGAAACCTCGAATGGATGATTGGAAACGGGAGCGTTGCACTGGTGATTTTAGGCTTTTGCAAATTTTAACGTCAAGCAAACCCAGCGAATGAATCTTGCAAATAACTTCGTGAACTTTCAAAATCGGCGCGTCGTACATCGAGGCGTAGCGGTCAAAGCAAGTGTGCTACCAGCCACAATTCACAGCACACCGCTCAGGAAAATAAGGAGTTTTAAAGTCATGTTCAATTTGCTTCTCACAATTATCATCATCGTTTTGGATGTCATCGCTATCAGCAATGTGCTGAAATCGCGTCACGATAATTTCACCAAAGCGGTGTTAATTGTTCTTATACTATTTTTCCCGTTTATTGGCGCGGGCGTCTATTTGTTGGTCTTCCGCGATAAGGGATATTGATTCGCTAAATCGTCAGGAGAGCAAATTCGCCAAGCGGGTTATTAAATATTTTTGGCGAATTTGGCGTCCTGACGATTCAGGATTAATTTGAACTTAAAAATTCATTAAGTTCATCAAGGGTTGGCAAACCGGTTCGCGCGCCGATTTTTCGACACTTCAATGCCGCCACCGCGTGCGCCGTTCTTAACGTCTCTTCCACAGAAAATCCCTGCAACAATCCATAAATGAATCCGGCGTGGAAAGCATCGCCCGCGCCTGTGGTATCCACTGCCTGAATTGCGAATGCCGGAACGTGCAGATATTCATTTTGGAAATAAGCCAGTATGCCTTGTGCGCCGAGGGTTGCTGCGA of Acidobacteriota bacterium contains these proteins:
- a CDS encoding S8 family serine peptidase, with translation MYRFIFTVFLLFIFITATALPLPIPAVRASQSEANFELLQGYLDAAPDGMDVRYAWTLAGGKAENVGIIDIEVNWNLRHNDLVTPTANPLLFVEGFDPHPELTKDHGAAVLGELIAADDGIGVTGIAPRAHIGLINPLPQQGSVSQIAAAINQAARALQAGDILLIEDQSAKGPRLNPQTGTGLLPIEYEQDVYTAIKDATDRGIVVIEPAGNGAENLDDPIYNNLFNRNRDSGAILVGAGFPPVNFFARGTNLSATDESNYGSRVDVQGWGRGIVTCGFGDLQNSDGENNFYTSKFGGTSGASAMVAGAAAVLQSIIKQRGLQPLTSQQMRSLFRSTGTLQTGNKVIGPRPDLRKAIAALESTDQPPRITFVKFKPGAGKLIVEGENFIPGDAVIEVNGVAVAKMKYPAEFFLPNGTTTYLLAKGQTTSTVPGGVDLSITVYNRSKDRRSEPVIYRY
- a CDS encoding PLDc N-terminal domain-containing protein; this translates as MFNLLLTIIIIVLDVIAISNVLKSRHDNFTKAVLIVLILFFPFIGAGVYLLVFRDKGY